A genomic window from Gossypium hirsutum isolate 1008001.06 chromosome D12, Gossypium_hirsutum_v2.1, whole genome shotgun sequence includes:
- the LOC107942124 gene encoding uncharacterized protein, whose amino-acid sequence TSTVHHQLPLHHIQKHFNYHHRLQQQSDATAAETVTGTTPISVFPQIITQNPPENGTIAPPPPSSSSSPTPYKRPLLTQTRSLTKSPTLYRFTTPRHFNSQNTTSFFSFSVAAKSFVYRILRRFKNLRRLRVHLRLILLLSLPFFYFLVSHPSHSFLLDFLSAFAFSAALLFSLNLALPRLPSIRLFLSRSFPIKLKSSSSLSRSHFPVLWSVGSRPKSEKRANSGCWVQVYSNGDNYEGEFHKGKCSGSGVYYYYMSGRYEGDWVDGKYDGYGVETWARGSRYRGQYRQGLRHGFGVYRFYTGDVYAGEWLNGQSHGCGIHTCEDGSRYVGEFKWGVKHGLGHYHFRNGDTYAGEYFADKMHGFGVYCFANGHRYEGAWHEGRRQGLGMYTFRNGETQSGHWQNGILDVPSTQSTSYPVSPVAVYHSKVLNVVQEARRAAEKAYDVAKVDERVNKAVAAANAARVIAVKAVQKQMHHNNGDSIPIV is encoded by the exons ACCTCCACCGTTCATCATCAACTCCCACTTCATCACATTCAGAAGCATTTTAATTACCATCATCGTTTACAACAGCAATCCGATGCAACAGCGGCGGAAACGGTCACCGGCACCACACCGATTTCGGTTTTCCCTCAGATAATTACCCAGAACCCTCCAGAAAATGGCACAATTGCTCCTCCTCctccatcttcttcctcttctccGACCCCTTACAAGAGACCCCTTTTGACCCAGACGCGTTCTCTTACCAAATCCCCTACTTTGTACCGCTTTACGACGCCCCGTCATttcaattcccaaaataccacttcttttttttccttctccgTTGCTGCTAAATCCTTCGTTTATAGGATTCTCCGTCGTTTCAAGAACCTACGTCGTCTCCGAGTTCACCTACGTTTAATCCTTCTTTtatctcttcctttcttctaCTTCTTAGTTTCGCACCCAAGCCACTCTTTTTTACTCGACTTCCTATCCGCTTTTGCTTTCTCAGCTGCCCTTCTTTTTTCCCTTAACCTTGCCCTCCCACGCCTCCCTTCAATTCGTTTGTTCTTATCCCGTTCCTTTCCAATTAagctcaaatcgtcatcttcacTCTCAAGGTCTCATTTTCCAGTGTTATGGTCAGTTGGGTCTCGACCAAAATCCGAAAAGAGAGCAAATTCGGGGTGTTGGGTTCAAGTTTATAGCAACGGAGATAATTATGAAGGGGAGTTTCATAAGGGGAAGTGTTCAGGGAGTGGCGTATATTACTATTATATGAGTGGACGATACGAGGGCGATTGGGTGGATGGGAAGTATGACGGCTATGGGGTTGAAACGTGGGCTAGAGGAAGCCGGTATCGTGGACAGTATAGGCAGGGTCTTAGGCATGGATTTGGGGTCTATAGGTTCTATACTGGGGATGTTTATGCAGGAGAGTGGTTGAATGGGCAGAGCCATGGCTGTGGAATTCATACATGTGAGGATGGAAGTCGATATGTTGGGGAATTCAAGTGGGGAGTCAAGCATGGACTTGGCCATTACCATTTTAG GAATGGAGATACATATGCTGGGGAATATTTTGCAGACAAGATGCATGGATTTGGTGTCTATTGTTTTGCAAATGGCCATAGGTACGAGGGGGCTTGGCATGAGGGTAGACGACAAGGGCTTGGAATGTATACATTTCGAAACGGGGAAACACAATCTGGACATTGGCAAAATGGCATTCTTGATGTCCCAAGTACACAGAGCACTTCATATCCCGTATCTCCTGTTGCTGTTTATCATTCTAAAGTGCTAAATGTGGTGCAG GAGGCTCGAAGGGCAGCAGAGAAAGCTTATGATGTGGCAAAGGTAGATGAGAGAGTAAACAAGGCAGTAGCTGCAGCTAATGCAGCAAGAGTGATAGCAGTTAAAGCAGTACAAAAGCAAATGCATCATAATAACGGTGACAGCATTCCCATTGTGTGA
- the LOC107945581 gene encoding putative casein kinase II subunit beta-4 yields the protein MYSHRDREGGPLDRKRISDVLDKHLEKSPSSTSRGLNSKDKERSSLPSTSTGKSQLDHRSASLSKAKYSDEESETDSEESDVSGSDGDDTSWISWFCNLRGNEFFCEVDDAYIQDDFNLCGLTSQVPYYDYALDLILDVESSHGDMFTEEQNELVESAAEMLYGLIHVRYILTSKGMSAMLEKYKSYDFGRCPRVYCCGQPCLPVGQSDIPRSSTVKIYCPKCEDIYYPRSKYQGNMDGAYFGTTFPHLFLMTYGHLKPQKPTQNYTPRVFGFKIHKP from the exons atgtaTAGTCATAGAGATCGGGAAGGAGGGCCATTGGATCGGAAGCGCATTAGTGATGTGCTGGATAAGCATCTAGAGAAGTCGCCCTCGTCGACTTCGAGGGGATTGAATAGCAAAGACAAAGAAAGGTCCTCCCTCCCTTCAACTTCCACTGGTAAATCCCAGCTTGATCATCGCTCTGCATCGCTCTCCAAAGCCAAATATTCTGATG AGGAATCTGAAACAGACAGTGAAGAATCTGATGTTAGTGGTTCTGATGGAGACGACACGTCTTGGATCTCGTGGTTTTGCAATTTACGAGGCAATGAGTTTTTCTGTGAAGTTGATGATGCATACATTCAAGATGATTTCAATCTTTGTGGCTTGACCAGTCAAGTTCCTTATTACGACTATGCGCTGGATTTAATATTGGACGTTGAATCTTCTCATG GTGATATGTTCACTGAAGAACAGAATGAATTGGTTGAATCGGCAGCTGAGATGTTGTATGGTCTTATACATGTTCGTTACATATTAACTAGCAAGGGAATGTCTGCTATG TTGGAGAAATACAAAAGCTATGACTTTGGGAGATGCCCAAGAGTTTATTGTTGTGGACAACCTTGTCTCCCAGTTGGTCAGTCAGATATTCCTCGTTCAAGTACGGTGAAAATCTACTGTCCTAAATGCGAAGATATATATTATCCTCGATCCAAGTATCAAGGAA ATATGGATGGAGCTTATTTCGGAACAACATTTCCACATCTATTTCTGATGACGTATGGGCACCTAAAACCACAAAAGCCAACACAAAACTATACCCCAAGAGTTTTCGGGTTCAAGATCCACAAGCCCTGA
- the LOC107947485 gene encoding uncharacterized protein At1g28695 — MDHNSKQFCPGSHVMIYLLVAIAVYVFVWFSSPFFGNYNETNSSPSNFPGIGVKDELELALREASMPNRTVIIAVINKAYVERSVNEEATMLDLFLESFWVGENTRSLLEHLLLVAVDQTAYERCQFRRLHCYRLVTEGVDFAGEKVYMSQDFINMMWRRTLFLLEILKRGYNFIFTDIDVMWFRNPFLRLSPLKEADLEISVDTFNDDPRPENKYINTGFYYIRSNSKTISLFHTWYSQKNNSTGKKEQDVLQGLIRGGLLQKLDLKVKFLETRYFSGFCQDSKDITAVTTMHANCCRNSKAKFRDLTTALRDWKQFKAAVFQYPEIIDRIGLDFKWTAHTECLNSWQ, encoded by the exons ATGGATCATAATTCAAAGCAATTTTGTCCGGGAAGCCATGTAATGATTTATCTCCTCGTAGCTATAGCTGTGTACGTTTTCGTATGGTTCTCAAGCCCCTTTTTCGGGAATTATAATGAAACCAACTCTTCACCCTCTAATTTC CCTGGTATTGGAGTAAAAGATGAGCTTGAGTTAGCGTTAAGGGAAGCTTCAATGCCGAACCGGACGGTCATCATTGCGGTGATCAACAAAGCTTATGTTGAAAGAAGTGTTAATGAAGAGGCGACGATGCTCGATCTTTTCTTGGAAAGCTTTTGGGTAGGAGAAAATACTAGGTCATTACTCGAACATTTGCTGCTCGTCGCCGTCGATCAAACAGCTTACGAACGATGTCAGTTTCGGCGGTTGCACTGTTACAGATTGGTGACGGAAGGTGTGGATTTTGCGGGAGAAAAGGTTTACATGTCACAGGACTTTATTAATATGATGTGGAGACGAACTCTTTTTCTTTTGGAGATCCTCAAGCGTGGCTATAACTTCATATTTACG GACATAGACGTAATGTGGTTTAGGAATCCATTTCTACGACTGAGTCCTCTCAAAGAGGCTGATCTAGAAATCAGCGTCGATACATTCAACGACGACCCCCGACCGGAAAACAAATATATCAACACAGGTTTCTATTACATAAGATCCAACAGCAAAACCATCTCGTTGTTCCATACATGGTATTCTCAGAAGAATAACTCGACAGGAAAGAAAGAACAGGATGTATTGCAAGGCCTAATCCGTGGTGGGCTGTTGCAGAAACTGGATCTCAAAGTAAAGTTCTTGGAAACTAGGTATTTTAGTGGCTTCTGTCAAGACAGTAAAGACATCACGGCCGTAACCACCATGCATGCCAACTGTTGTCGTAATTCAAAGGCAAAGTTCAGAGATTTAACGACGGCGCTACGTGATTGGAAACAGTTTAAAGCCGCCGTCTTTCAATATCCTGAGATTATTGACAGGATTGGTTTGGATTTTAAATGGACAGCACACACTGAATGCTTGAATTCTTGGCAATGA
- the LOC107945582 gene encoding cytochrome c oxidase-assembly factor COX23, mitochondrial: MASRAATPPYPSAARIADSPCFPQYTASLKCLEEYGSDKSKCQEHFDVYKECKKKEREARLERNKNRSLFS, translated from the exons ATGGCATCGAGAGCTGCAACACCGCCTTACCCCAGTGCTGCCAGGATCGCCGATTCACCATGCTTCCCACAGTACACCGCTTCTCTCAAAT GTCTGGAAGAATATGGCTCCGACAAGAGTAAATGCCAAGAACATTTTGATGTTTACAAGGAATGCAAGAAAAAGGAG AGGGAGGCTCGTTTGGAACGCAACAAGAATCGGTCCTTGTTCTCATGA
- the LOC107945579 gene encoding cytochrome P450 714C2, which translates to MEQKTEGLNLLILSVVLTGFVGLLFHLYSGVLLKPKKLRLKLQNQGIKGPCPSFLYGNIHEMKRIQLQAQSTAKSAHKDLKPDFSHHWFPTLFPYLDKWRNEYGSMFLYSTGNLQLLCTTEMEMVKEIGLHKSLSLGKPSYLTKARGPLLGQGILSSSGPIWSHQRKIIAPEFFPDKVKGMVNLMVDATISMLKSWESRVEWEKGILEIIVDEDLRSLSADIISRACFGSNYSKGEEIFSKLKALQMAMAKTYIGIPGMRYLPSKNNREIWKLEKEIDSLILSVVNHRTEEATHGKDLLQMILDGAETYDDYKGLSKERFIVDNCKNMYFAGYETTATTLSWTLMLLAASPDWQARVRAEVLETCKDGFLPDANALRNMKTLTMVILETLRLYPPATFVIRLALEDIDFKGIMIPKDMNIQIPIPALQQSLQLWGPDAHRFNPERFANGIVEACKVPQAYMPFGIGARICTGQHFAMAELKVALSLLLSKFCFSLSPAYIHSPAFRLVIQPEHGVRLLIKRV; encoded by the exons ATGGAGCAAAAAACAgaagggctaaatttgttgattttatcAGTTGTGTTGACTGGGTTTGTGGGGTTGCTTTTTCATCTTTACAGTGGTGTGTTGTTGAAACCAAAAAAGCTTAGATTGAAACTTCAAAACCAAGGAATCAAAGGACCGTGCCCTTCTTTCTTATATGGGAATATCCATGAAATGAAAAGAATCCAACTTCAAGCACAGTCTACTGCAAAATCTGCTCACAAGGATCTCAAACCGGATTTTTCTCATCACTGGTTTCCCACTCTCTTTCCTTACTTAGACAAATGGAGAAATGAATATG GGTCTATGTTCTTGTATTCAACTGGAAACCTGCAACTACTTTGCACAACAGAAATGGAAATGGTGAAAGAAATTGGCTTACACAAGTCATTAAGCTTAGGGAAGCCATCCTACCTAACTAAGGCCCGAGGACCTCTGCTAGGACAAGGCATTTTATCGTCCAGTGGCCCCATTTGGTCACACCAACGAAAAATCATAGCTCCTGAGTTCTTTCCTGACAAGGTTAAG GGAATGGTGAACCTAATGGTGGATGCTACGATTTCAATGCTAAAATCTTGGGAGAGTAGAGTTGAATGGGAGAAAGGCATTTTAGAGATTATAGTTGATGAGGATTTGAGAAGCTTATCTGCTGATATAATTTCGAGAGCTTGTTTTGGCAGCAATTATTCCAAAGGGGAAGAAATATTCTCAAAGCTAAAAGCACTGCAAATGGCTATGGCTAAAACTTACATTGGGATTCCTGGTATGAG GTACCTGCCAAGTAAAAACAACAGAGAGATATGGAAGTTAGAGAAAGAAATTGACTCATTGATATTGAGTGTAGTGAATCATCGCACCGAGGAGGCTACACACGGGAAGGATCTTTTACAGATGATACTCGACGGTGCTGAAACCTATGATGATTACAAAGGACTATCTAAGGAGAGGTTCATAGTGGACAATTGCAAAAACATGTATTTTGCTGGTTATGAAACCACTGCTACTACACTTTCATGGACGTTGATGTTATTAGCTGCATCTCCAGATTGGCAAGCTCGTGTTCGTGCTGAGGTGCTTGAAACTTGTAAAGATGGATTTCTTCCGGATGCTAATGCACTTAGAAACATGAAGACG CTCACAATGGTGATTCTAGAGACATTACGCCTATACCCACCTGCAACTTTTGTGATAAGACTAGCGttggaagacattgatttcaaAGGCATCATGATCCCCAAAGACATGAACATCCAAATCCCAATCCCAGCTTTACAACAATCTCTTCAGCTATGGGGCCCCGATGCGCACCGGTTCAATCCAGAAAGATTTGCTAATGGGATTGTTGAGGCTTGCAAGGTTCCACAGGCTTACATGCCGTTTGGTATCGGGGCTAGAATATGCACCGGACAACACTTCGCAATGGCAGAACTGAAGGTGGCTCTATCTCTGCTTTTATCTAAGTTTTGCTTCTCTCTATCACCGGCATATATTCACTCCCCTGCATTCAGGCTGGTTATACAGCCAGAACACGGAGTCCGTCTCCTCATAAAAAGGGTTTAA